One window from the genome of Leptospira broomii serovar Hurstbridge str. 5399 encodes:
- a CDS encoding spiro-SPASM protein, with protein sequence MKFPPQAIAFYIPLSKFPFLSARATQETSDHLRTALHNLAQVFPKLPIYSNARFDATLSLKDLAHEFGFTGFTIIDSDSEAHFFSTIAEQLPPSRTGDPDWDEASFIVLDGIFPLLDPQLSREIAERHDTFLAQYSYSENLPVGIVPRILSREFVRSLPANFTGSTQDFLAKNINHYDTEIFYHSPDLRQWRLDFSLLDLRSVLLVNSFLAKKKDWKYEEILPFLLSNPDAFRVGPSYMELELFGGRLRESNIYPASKLTENRTESRIEPSLLNSLIEQHRSNFGTEYSVCFGGLGEPILHPRFPECIDIVLKSASLKELFIETDLFDDIRKLKQSFENRTKEELSKICLIINLSTWNKKTYAALYGYDGFDTVVRNLDEISQVLPKSSIYLQFLKLKEIDSELDSWYETTEKAGYGIILQKYNSYAGKLPERRAADLTPLEKEFCWHLARDLYVNADGSVAICKQQPGTASRSLGNLNSQPLLDIWKKGHPFFALSANGKHKEIPAPCLSCDEWYTFNA encoded by the coding sequence ATGAAATTTCCTCCCCAAGCGATCGCATTTTATATTCCCCTTTCTAAATTCCCGTTCCTGTCAGCTAGGGCGACTCAAGAAACCTCGGACCATCTTCGAACGGCGCTTCACAATCTGGCTCAGGTATTTCCGAAGCTCCCAATCTATTCCAACGCTCGATTTGACGCGACCTTGTCTTTGAAGGATCTCGCGCATGAATTCGGTTTTACAGGATTCACGATAATTGATTCGGACTCGGAGGCTCATTTTTTTTCGACAATCGCCGAACAATTACCCCCCTCGAGAACGGGGGATCCGGATTGGGACGAGGCTAGTTTTATCGTTCTGGACGGAATCTTTCCCTTATTAGATCCGCAGCTAAGTCGCGAAATCGCAGAGAGACACGATACGTTTCTTGCACAATATTCTTATTCCGAAAATCTTCCCGTGGGAATCGTTCCTCGTATCCTTTCACGAGAATTCGTTCGAAGCCTTCCGGCTAATTTTACCGGAAGTACTCAGGATTTCTTAGCGAAGAATATCAACCATTATGATACGGAAATTTTTTATCATTCACCCGACTTAAGACAGTGGCGTTTGGATTTTTCTCTTCTCGACCTTCGTTCCGTTTTACTCGTTAACTCTTTTCTGGCAAAAAAGAAAGATTGGAAGTACGAGGAGATTTTACCCTTTTTACTCTCTAATCCGGATGCGTTTCGAGTAGGACCAAGTTATATGGAACTGGAACTTTTCGGGGGAAGACTTCGGGAATCCAATATTTATCCAGCAAGTAAACTGACCGAAAATCGAACGGAGAGCCGTATCGAACCTTCCCTTTTGAATTCTCTAATCGAGCAGCACCGATCTAATTTCGGAACGGAATATAGCGTTTGCTTTGGCGGTTTAGGCGAACCTATATTACATCCTCGATTTCCGGAATGTATCGACATTGTCCTAAAATCGGCATCGTTAAAAGAATTATTTATTGAAACGGATTTATTCGACGATATCCGAAAATTGAAGCAAAGTTTCGAGAATCGCACTAAAGAAGAGTTATCAAAAATCTGTCTTATAATTAATTTAAGTACCTGGAATAAAAAAACGTATGCCGCTTTATACGGATACGACGGATTCGATACCGTTGTTCGAAACTTAGATGAGATTTCACAGGTTCTTCCGAAGTCCTCCATTTATCTCCAATTCCTGAAATTAAAAGAGATCGATTCGGAATTAGATTCCTGGTATGAAACGACGGAGAAGGCGGGATACGGAATCATTCTTCAAAAGTATAATTCTTACGCGGGAAAACTACCCGAACGTCGGGCCGCGGATCTGACGCCTTTGGAAAAAGAATTTTGCTGGCATTTAGCTAGAGATCTCTATGTAAATGCGGACGGATCGGTTGCAATATGTAAGCAGCAGCCAGGGACCGCATCTAGAAGTCTCGGAAATCTAAATTCACAACCCTTACTCGATATTTGGAAAAAAGGTCATCCGTTCTTTGCACTCTCCGCAAACGGAAAGCACAAAGAGATCCCTGCACCTTGTCTTTCTTGCGATGAGTGGTACACTTTTAACGCCTAA
- a CDS encoding putative peptidyl-prolyl cis-trans isomerase has translation MPPIFGPVFTPFRNRRGFLTSTLIAVSFFWTPNSAEPAESINRIIATIGSQSISELDYDDALDKYLKLSRFLKNEDMRKSQRTRVIDFLIDRAIVDAIAEEESIQVNQKRLEGEIDKRMELMGITSRKQFERAIEASSGMSYDLWITELPYQIKRGQLLQYKVPMPPPAEKDVRNWYAQNKEKVGFEIQYRLIAIAPNNESIAEEARIHKEATELRKTLQADSNSFALIAGSPRNSDVKLRGRKGLVDWISSFELYKISKSSAIAASPLQSGSISEVFRDEYKRYCILKVEGKRTTPFDTIKAGIMNILAREKEEENFQKWVREQRSTVPIQIFDDAYKKENKIPDQKESIHLD, from the coding sequence GTGCCCCCTATATTTGGTCCGGTTTTTACGCCTTTTCGGAATCGTCGTGGTTTTCTAACCTCGACCCTGATAGCCGTGTCCTTTTTTTGGACCCCGAATTCTGCGGAACCGGCGGAATCAATCAATCGAATTATCGCAACGATCGGTAGCCAGTCGATTTCGGAATTGGACTATGACGACGCATTGGACAAATACTTAAAACTTTCCCGGTTTCTTAAAAATGAAGATATGCGTAAGTCACAGAGGACTCGCGTAATCGATTTTCTTATCGATAGGGCCATTGTTGACGCAATCGCCGAAGAAGAATCCATTCAAGTGAACCAAAAAAGGCTGGAAGGAGAGATCGACAAAAGGATGGAATTGATGGGTATTACGTCTCGAAAGCAATTCGAGCGAGCCATCGAAGCAAGCTCCGGAATGTCCTACGATCTATGGATCACCGAACTTCCCTACCAAATCAAACGCGGTCAGCTACTCCAATATAAAGTACCTATGCCTCCTCCGGCCGAAAAGGATGTGCGGAATTGGTACGCTCAAAACAAAGAGAAGGTCGGTTTCGAAATTCAATATAGATTGATTGCGATCGCGCCTAATAACGAAAGTATCGCCGAGGAAGCTCGAATTCATAAGGAAGCCACAGAACTTCGCAAAACATTGCAAGCCGATTCAAATTCATTTGCTCTAATCGCCGGATCTCCTAGAAATAGCGACGTCAAACTACGCGGTCGAAAAGGATTGGTGGATTGGATCTCTTCCTTCGAGTTATATAAAATCAGTAAATCTTCCGCCATCGCCGCCTCTCCGCTCCAATCGGGTAGTATTTCGGAGGTGTTTCGTGACGAATACAAACGCTATTGCATTCTAAAGGTGGAAGGTAAGAGAACGACTCCTTTCGACACGATCAAGGCGGGAATTATGAATATTCTGGCTCGCGAAAAAGAGGAAGAAAACTTCCAAAAATGGGTTCGAGAGCAAAGAAGCACTGTCCCGATTCAGATTTTCGACGATGCTTATAAAAAGGAAAATAAGATTCCGGACCAAAAAGAATCCATCCATCTAGATTGA
- a CDS encoding aspartate kinase — translation MAAIIVQKYGGTSVGTPERILNVAKRIKRYYDEGDHVVVVVSAMGHTTDELVGLAEQISKTPPRREMDMLLSTGEQISISLLAIALWEIGVPAKSFTGSQVKMVTDGNFSNAKIETIDRTRIDSALSEGKVVIVAGFQGIDKNENITTLGRGGSDTSAVALAAVLGAKECEIYTDVDGVYTADPRVVKQATKHTQITYEEMLELASLGAGVLHSRSVELGMNYDVVIHVRSSFNDNPGTLVVSEDKIMEKLKVSGVTAKNDQARITIANVPDKPGLAADLFGKLSSRDILVDVIVQSSPYDGRNTISFTVPKKDLAEALPILDSFANSHGTEKAEINENISIVSAVGIGMKSHVGVAAQMFQALADAGVNIEMISTSEIKISCVIPKDRTEIAVNKIHGTFGLSKNG, via the coding sequence ATGGCAGCTATCATCGTCCAAAAATACGGAGGCACATCCGTAGGAACTCCGGAAAGAATTCTAAACGTTGCAAAACGCATCAAACGTTATTATGATGAAGGCGATCACGTAGTCGTAGTCGTTTCCGCGATGGGACATACGACGGACGAACTCGTCGGCTTAGCGGAACAAATTAGCAAAACTCCTCCACGACGCGAAATGGATATGTTACTCTCTACCGGAGAACAGATCTCGATTTCCCTCCTGGCAATAGCTCTTTGGGAAATCGGAGTCCCTGCAAAATCCTTTACAGGGTCGCAAGTAAAGATGGTCACGGACGGGAATTTCTCAAATGCCAAAATCGAAACGATAGATAGAACCAGAATCGATTCGGCTCTATCGGAAGGCAAAGTGGTCATCGTCGCCGGATTCCAAGGAATCGATAAAAACGAAAATATTACGACTTTGGGAAGAGGCGGTTCCGATACTTCTGCAGTAGCACTTGCTGCCGTATTAGGTGCAAAAGAATGCGAGATTTATACCGATGTTGACGGAGTTTATACCGCCGACCCGCGAGTCGTAAAGCAGGCAACGAAGCACACTCAAATCACTTACGAAGAAATGCTCGAACTTGCAAGTCTCGGAGCGGGAGTTCTGCATTCCCGTAGCGTGGAGCTCGGAATGAATTACGATGTAGTCATTCATGTTCGTTCCAGCTTTAATGATAATCCGGGCACTTTGGTGGTGAGCGAGGATAAGATTATGGAAAAATTAAAAGTCAGCGGAGTGACCGCAAAAAACGATCAGGCCCGAATCACCATCGCAAACGTTCCCGATAAACCTGGTCTTGCCGCCGACCTATTCGGTAAATTGAGTAGTAGGGACATCCTCGTGGACGTGATCGTTCAATCTTCCCCTTATGACGGTCGAAATACCATTTCCTTTACCGTTCCTAAAAAGGATTTGGCGGAGGCTTTACCGATTTTGGATTCTTTCGCAAATTCCCATGGAACCGAGAAGGCCGAAATCAACGAAAATATCTCCATCGTTTCCGCGGTCGGGATCGGAATGAAATCCCACGTCGGAGTTGCGGCACAGATGTTTCAGGCATTGGCCGATGCCGGCGTAAATATCGAAATGATCTCCACGTCCGAGATTAAGATATCCTGCGTGATTCCCAAAGACCGCACAGAAATCGCGGTAAACAAGATCCACGGCACCTTTGGACTCTCGAAAAACGGTTGA
- a CDS encoding sodium:solute symporter family protein, with translation MFSTIDWILIGVYIAFAFGAGILLSSKAGESLSSYFVADRKLPWWWLGTSMVATTFAADTPLVITGVVAKDGVSGNWLWWSWALGYMAMTVFFASLWRRVEVLTDIEIVEIRYSGIGAAILRASKAFFLSILINSIILGWVFKAMSKITRPFLDWKVLLGGNAYGIVSSIWPNFLVFDDLNNTLTVLLLFSVVVFYSSMGGIQGVILTDLFQFALGICGAVIFAFYAVNYVGGLDGLYSKLELTYPGKSEGILSFWPSFGEGENQLPLTIFLIFIGVQWWIQYYSDGSGYLAQRLHTAKTPKDAELGSLWFNIANFILRTWPWVLTGLVCLVVFPLAKADLFFPEGSMVQHDREMGYPALMKMILPSGILGLVFVSLMAAFMSTADTHINWGASYLVNDLYLRFLKPSANNKQTVRASRIAVVLMAGISILVATQMGSIESAWKFFLAMASGLGLPQILRWIWWRANAWTELSGMLTALCLSLVLYPVFPDVRSEYLLFWTAIGSVLVSITVTFLTPPIGKDTLNAFVIRTQPFGFWGKWGGTEVRKEFYSRCWIWILASISLYASLFGTGTLLKKELVHAAIYLGLSFISGISAYRLWMNKTKLQTVRIQDIKTVQNKLIS, from the coding sequence ATTTTTTCGACTATCGACTGGATCTTAATCGGCGTATACATTGCCTTCGCTTTCGGGGCCGGAATTTTGCTTTCTTCCAAAGCCGGAGAAAGTTTGAGCTCCTACTTCGTCGCGGATCGAAAACTTCCCTGGTGGTGGTTGGGAACTTCGATGGTAGCGACTACGTTTGCGGCGGATACTCCGTTAGTAATCACGGGCGTCGTCGCCAAAGACGGTGTGAGCGGAAACTGGCTTTGGTGGAGCTGGGCCCTCGGTTATATGGCTATGACCGTCTTCTTTGCTTCATTATGGAGAAGAGTGGAAGTTCTTACTGATATCGAAATCGTGGAGATCCGATATTCTGGAATCGGCGCGGCGATCTTACGCGCTAGTAAGGCTTTCTTTTTAAGCATCTTAATTAATTCGATTATTTTGGGTTGGGTGTTTAAAGCGATGTCTAAAATCACTCGACCCTTTTTGGATTGGAAAGTTCTGCTCGGAGGGAATGCGTATGGAATCGTATCTTCAATCTGGCCTAACTTTTTAGTTTTCGACGATTTGAATAACACCTTAACCGTTCTACTTCTCTTTTCCGTGGTAGTCTTTTACAGTAGCATGGGCGGGATTCAAGGCGTCATTCTAACCGATCTATTTCAATTTGCATTAGGGATTTGCGGTGCGGTTATATTCGCCTTTTACGCGGTGAACTACGTCGGCGGGTTAGACGGTCTTTATTCCAAGCTCGAGCTAACATATCCCGGAAAATCCGAAGGGATACTTTCTTTCTGGCCGTCCTTCGGAGAAGGCGAGAATCAATTGCCACTTACAATATTTTTAATATTCATCGGAGTGCAATGGTGGATCCAATATTATTCCGACGGATCCGGATACCTAGCTCAACGTTTACATACGGCAAAAACTCCTAAAGACGCCGAACTGGGATCTCTTTGGTTTAATATCGCAAATTTCATCCTGAGAACCTGGCCATGGGTTTTGACCGGATTGGTTTGTCTCGTCGTCTTCCCGCTTGCTAAGGCCGATCTTTTTTTTCCAGAAGGAAGTATGGTTCAGCACGACCGCGAGATGGGCTACCCCGCCTTGATGAAAATGATTCTTCCTTCGGGAATTTTAGGTTTAGTTTTCGTGAGTTTGATGGCCGCGTTTATGTCGACTGCCGATACTCATATCAATTGGGGAGCAAGTTATCTCGTAAATGATTTGTATCTTCGATTCCTAAAACCGTCCGCAAATAATAAACAAACAGTGAGAGCGAGTAGGATTGCGGTGGTACTGATGGCCGGCATTTCCATTTTGGTGGCGACTCAGATGGGATCCATCGAATCCGCTTGGAAATTTTTTCTAGCGATGGCTTCCGGACTCGGGCTTCCGCAAATTTTAAGATGGATTTGGTGGAGAGCGAACGCTTGGACCGAATTATCGGGCATGTTAACGGCTCTATGCCTTTCCTTAGTCTTGTATCCCGTTTTTCCCGATGTTCGATCCGAATACTTATTGTTCTGGACTGCGATCGGAAGTGTGCTCGTTTCTATTACGGTCACATTTCTAACGCCTCCGATCGGAAAAGATACCTTAAATGCATTCGTAATAAGAACGCAACCGTTCGGTTTTTGGGGGAAATGGGGAGGTACCGAAGTTCGGAAAGAATTTTACTCCCGTTGTTGGATCTGGATATTGGCCAGCATTTCTCTTTACGCATCGTTATTCGGTACTGGGACTCTTCTTAAAAAAGAACTCGTTCATGCCGCAATATATCTAGGTTTATCGTTCATTTCCGGAATTAGCGCGTATAGGCTTTGGATGAACAAAACCAAACTTCAAACGGTTCGAATCCAAGATATAAAAACGGTGCAAAATAAATTAATCAGTTGA
- a CDS encoding LIC10604 family protein translates to MDRFMFWLAISTAIFLTIVIVIIVIGLLLPEEHEAEGEREIAAPIEEAFAVIRNPEEYPRWRSGVRSVLKESDTVWLEKDSHGHHIRYCFESESRPSSLLVRILSEGLPYQGTWEYHFLKLGPYLTRVRIREQGKIYNPIFRFLSRFFFGHTATIHQILRELSITLENK, encoded by the coding sequence TTGGATCGATTCATGTTTTGGTTAGCGATTTCAACGGCTATTTTTCTGACGATAGTTATCGTAATTATTGTAATCGGGCTATTGCTGCCAGAGGAGCACGAAGCGGAAGGGGAACGGGAAATTGCCGCTCCGATCGAAGAAGCGTTTGCCGTAATAAGAAATCCGGAAGAATACCCGCGCTGGAGATCCGGCGTTCGCTCCGTACTAAAAGAAAGTGATACCGTTTGGTTGGAAAAAGATTCCCATGGGCATCATATTCGTTATTGCTTCGAATCGGAAAGTCGTCCTTCCTCCCTGCTCGTGAGAATTTTGAGCGAAGGACTACCGTATCAAGGAACCTGGGAATATCATTTTTTAAAGCTTGGTCCTTACTTAACAAGAGTTCGTATTCGGGAACAGGGAAAAATCTATAACCCGATTTTTCGATTTCTTTCGCGCTTCTTTTTCGGTCATACCGCAACAATTCATCAGATATTGAGAGAACTATCCATAACGCTAGAGAATAAATGA
- a CDS encoding SpoIIE family protein phosphatase yields MKSLIRFACVCLCINIFPLIASEISVAEISDLSAVPSLDGQGWKTIHRQIDPKIVYESFLNGTETFSEWEDYSAPSNYFTRKIESNSSIKTIWIARVIRVSDRNFREQASIRLGVISDRDEAYWNGSLIGKTGTFGAEKPQAYDKVRIYKIPDDLLNKGSLNLLLIKVEKYFPNDIGITNDRTEIGSSQEIISRFYREEYLKLLFLTVYLTVGIYFAFLFIRRRKESENLYFSAFTLLLVAYQFFRNQIKYDLGISFFTMKKMEYLVLIFTIPFFSHFLRAYFRIPRSRFFQVLDVLCLGIAFYILATGEVLNYMFVNQNIVQPIWLGYVAVAFYWLIREIRKKNRDALLIAAGMGLVLVATVVDILTDRGIFIFPRLVGYSFVFFILSLAIILANKFVRLNEEVEELNDSLEKKIEERTLELNHTLEQVQRLKVQQDGDYFLTTLLINPLTVNENKSTNVSVDFYIKQKKNFEFKTKSYEIGGDICVAGNLELKGRKYTVFLNGDAMGKSIQGAGGALVLGVVFRAILTRSKMTKEREVSPEQWLKQVFMELQQVYESFNGSMYISAVIGILDEKSGFLYYINAEHPWTILYRDGKASFIEETLTCRKFGIPDNEQNLIIQTFQLAPEDVLFIGSDGKDDLKMVNSSGESIINEDTEQILGIVEEGQGDPTRIFEILQTKGELYDDFTLLRAEYLGESEEARSKSGREYLEFYDKGKSLLQIGEKREGLYFLEKAQEASPHDKNLLRLLGEQHFKEKNFSKAARFLEDFIVESPASLDHFFYASHAYKMAGEMGKAIDIAERLLLRKPNHIKALIILADIYLSIGVEVRGREFLEKALRLDPENKKAIGLSNFSSERKEAVSLKS; encoded by the coding sequence ATGAAATCCCTTATCAGGTTCGCTTGTGTTTGCCTCTGCATTAATATCTTTCCTTTAATCGCCAGCGAGATCAGCGTTGCTGAAATTTCTGACTTATCCGCGGTACCTTCCTTGGATGGACAAGGTTGGAAGACGATTCATCGTCAGATTGATCCGAAAATCGTTTACGAATCTTTTTTGAATGGGACCGAAACCTTTTCAGAATGGGAAGACTATTCGGCGCCGAGCAATTATTTTACCCGAAAAATCGAATCGAATTCCTCTATTAAAACGATCTGGATTGCAAGAGTCATTCGAGTTAGCGATCGTAATTTTCGCGAACAAGCTTCGATTAGACTCGGCGTTATTTCCGATAGAGACGAAGCGTATTGGAACGGTTCGTTGATCGGAAAGACGGGAACTTTCGGAGCGGAAAAGCCGCAGGCTTATGATAAGGTCCGAATTTATAAGATTCCCGACGATTTGTTGAATAAAGGAAGTCTAAACCTTCTCCTTATAAAAGTGGAGAAATACTTTCCTAACGATATCGGAATCACGAATGATAGGACGGAAATCGGATCTAGCCAGGAAATAATTTCAAGATTTTATCGGGAAGAATATTTGAAACTTCTATTCTTGACGGTTTATTTGACCGTCGGAATTTATTTTGCATTCCTATTTATTCGCAGGCGAAAAGAATCCGAGAATTTATACTTTTCCGCGTTTACTCTTCTCCTAGTCGCTTATCAATTCTTTAGAAATCAAATTAAATACGATCTTGGTATTTCCTTCTTTACGATGAAAAAGATGGAATACTTAGTCCTGATTTTTACCATTCCGTTTTTTAGTCATTTTCTTCGGGCTTATTTTAGAATTCCGAGATCGCGTTTTTTTCAGGTCTTGGACGTTCTTTGTTTAGGTATCGCATTCTATATCTTGGCGACCGGCGAGGTTCTGAATTACATGTTCGTAAATCAGAATATAGTCCAGCCGATTTGGTTAGGGTACGTAGCGGTCGCATTCTACTGGTTGATAAGAGAAATCAGAAAGAAAAATAGGGATGCGTTATTGATCGCTGCGGGAATGGGACTGGTGTTAGTCGCTACGGTAGTGGACATTCTGACCGATCGGGGAATTTTTATTTTTCCAAGATTAGTCGGATATTCGTTCGTGTTCTTTATTCTGAGCTTGGCAATCATACTCGCGAATAAATTCGTACGGCTAAACGAGGAAGTTGAGGAATTGAACGATTCTCTCGAAAAAAAGATCGAGGAAAGAACATTAGAATTAAATCATACTCTCGAACAGGTTCAGCGTTTAAAAGTCCAGCAAGACGGAGATTATTTTCTCACGACCCTGCTCATCAACCCGCTTACGGTCAATGAAAATAAAAGTACTAACGTATCGGTCGATTTTTACATTAAACAGAAAAAGAATTTCGAATTCAAAACTAAGAGTTACGAAATCGGCGGGGATATTTGCGTTGCGGGGAATCTGGAGCTAAAGGGACGGAAATATACCGTTTTTTTAAACGGTGATGCGATGGGAAAATCGATACAGGGTGCCGGGGGCGCCTTAGTATTGGGTGTGGTGTTCCGTGCGATTCTCACCAGATCCAAAATGACCAAAGAAAGAGAAGTTTCCCCCGAACAATGGTTAAAACAAGTCTTTATGGAGTTGCAGCAAGTTTACGAATCCTTTAACGGATCCATGTACATATCGGCAGTAATCGGAATTTTGGACGAAAAGTCGGGATTTCTTTATTATATAAACGCCGAACATCCTTGGACGATTTTATATCGGGATGGAAAAGCGTCGTTTATTGAAGAGACTTTAACTTGTCGCAAGTTCGGGATTCCCGATAACGAACAAAATTTAATCATTCAGACGTTTCAGCTCGCCCCTGAAGATGTGCTGTTTATCGGATCGGACGGGAAGGATGATTTGAAGATGGTCAATTCGTCGGGCGAATCCATCATCAATGAGGATACCGAACAAATTTTAGGCATCGTCGAAGAAGGTCAGGGAGATCCTACTCGTATTTTTGAAATTCTTCAAACAAAGGGAGAATTGTACGACGATTTTACCCTGTTGCGCGCGGAGTATTTGGGAGAATCCGAAGAAGCACGATCTAAGTCCGGTCGAGAATACTTAGAGTTTTATGATAAGGGTAAAAGTCTTCTTCAGATTGGAGAAAAGCGAGAAGGTCTTTATTTTTTGGAGAAAGCACAAGAAGCTAGTCCTCACGATAAAAATTTACTTCGTCTTTTGGGAGAGCAGCATTTTAAAGAGAAAAATTTTTCCAAGGCGGCTCGGTTTTTGGAGGATTTTATCGTGGAATCGCCGGCTTCCCTGGATCATTTTTTCTACGCGTCTCACGCGTATAAGATGGCCGGTGAAATGGGTAAGGCAATTGATATCGCAGAACGTTTACTGTTAAGAAAACCGAATCATATTAAGGCGCTTATTATTTTGGCGGATATATACTTATCCATAGGCGTGGAAGTTAGAGGGCGCGAGTTTCTTGAAAAGGCTTTACGACTAGATCCTGAAAATAAAAAAGCGATAGGACTATCTAATTTTTCGTCGGAAAGGAAAGAAGCGGTTTCTTTAAAGAGCTAA
- a CDS encoding bile acid:sodium symporter family protein, translating into MQLGVIEKALLPSLLAIVMLGMGFGLALSDFRRILTTPLQSLVGTIGHFVIMPLAAYAVVLILGLEYELALGVILVGSCPSGTTSNLINYLAKGDVALAVVITSVSTLLCPLLTPFIVSFFGSLLDAPSGKILEISFIEMLKTVIIIIVIPITIGMSVNYRFPKIARAIEKPYKIFSILFLVFVIGFVVFKNRSEFWNMISLVGAAVVLHNAFGFAAGYFLPKFLRIGERQCRTISIEVAIQNTTLGMTLAVQFFGPKVALPSAVFSIWMYLTGITMALVWSRLFPLPEEVES; encoded by the coding sequence ATGCAATTAGGCGTTATCGAAAAAGCTTTGCTTCCTAGTTTACTTGCGATCGTCATGTTAGGAATGGGATTCGGACTCGCTTTGAGCGATTTTCGACGAATCTTAACCACTCCTTTGCAATCGTTAGTCGGAACGATCGGACATTTCGTGATTATGCCTTTAGCCGCCTATGCCGTCGTTTTGATTTTAGGTTTAGAATATGAATTAGCGTTAGGTGTCATTCTGGTCGGTTCCTGTCCTAGCGGAACGACTTCGAATCTCATCAACTATTTGGCTAAAGGGGATGTGGCTTTGGCGGTCGTAATTACTTCGGTTTCGACTCTACTTTGTCCGCTTCTAACACCGTTTATTGTTTCCTTTTTCGGATCTTTGTTGGACGCGCCTTCCGGGAAAATTTTAGAAATCTCTTTTATAGAAATGTTAAAGACCGTAATTATTATTATCGTGATCCCGATTACGATAGGAATGAGTGTCAACTATCGATTTCCTAAAATCGCCCGTGCGATAGAAAAGCCTTACAAAATATTTTCGATTCTATTTTTGGTTTTCGTGATCGGATTCGTAGTCTTTAAGAATAGAAGCGAATTTTGGAATATGATTAGCCTTGTCGGAGCGGCGGTCGTCTTACATAATGCATTCGGTTTCGCTGCCGGATACTTCCTTCCTAAATTTCTTCGAATCGGGGAAAGGCAATGTCGTACGATTTCGATCGAAGTCGCTATTCAAAATACCACGCTCGGAATGACTCTTGCAGTTCAATTTTTCGGTCCGAAGGTCGCCTTACCATCGGCAGTATTCAGCATTTGGATGTATTTAACGGGTATCACGATGGCTTTGGTTTGGTCTCGACTTTTCCCATTACCGGAGGAAGTCGAGTCCTAA
- a CDS encoding Tll0287-like domain-containing protein, giving the protein MNKNKSSLFRKIILQGTAIAILIQFFAVCDRNQDLEKKEIIKALFEELQADLLKELQESIKKNGIASSIAVCKTISPAKERELSAKYPGLKLRRISEKNRNPEHAPNEWEAKVITDWKQFARKGNPPYMFFESAPQELRALKPILLANETCLKCHGPTEKIDAKTKTALMQLYPDDKATGYKLGDLRGAFSATWKRL; this is encoded by the coding sequence GTGAATAAGAATAAATCCTCCCTCTTCCGCAAGATAATCCTCCAAGGGACTGCAATCGCAATTTTAATCCAATTTTTTGCCGTTTGCGATCGTAACCAAGATTTAGAAAAAAAGGAAATTATCAAGGCCCTCTTCGAAGAACTTCAGGCGGATTTGTTAAAAGAACTCCAGGAATCCATAAAGAAAAACGGAATCGCCTCTTCGATCGCAGTTTGTAAAACGATCTCTCCAGCCAAGGAACGCGAACTTTCCGCAAAATATCCTGGCTTAAAATTGCGAAGAATCTCCGAAAAAAATAGAAACCCCGAGCATGCACCGAACGAATGGGAAGCTAAGGTTATTACGGACTGGAAACAATTCGCAAGAAAGGGAAACCCCCCATATATGTTCTTTGAAAGCGCTCCGCAGGAACTCCGTGCCCTTAAGCCTATCCTATTGGCCAATGAGACCTGCCTAAAATGCCACGGTCCGACTGAAAAGATAGATGCAAAAACTAAAACTGCGTTAATGCAACTCTATCCGGATGATAAAGCGACAGGATACAAACTGGGAGACTTGAGAGGCGCCTTTTCCGCAACTTGGAAACGCTTATAA